In a genomic window of Physeter macrocephalus isolate SW-GA chromosome 14, ASM283717v5, whole genome shotgun sequence:
- the G6PC1 gene encoding glucose-6-phosphatase catalytic subunit 1: MEEGMNALHDFGIQSTRYLQVNYQNSQDWFILVSVIADLRNAFYVLFPIWFHLREAVGIKLLWVAVIGDWLNLVFKWILFGQRPYWWVLDTDYYSNTSVPLIKQFPVTCETGPGSPSGHAMGTAGVYYVMVTSTLSIFRGKKKPTYRFRCLNIILWLGFWAVQLNVCLSRIYLAAHFPHQVVAGVLSGIAVAETFRHIQSIYNASLKKYFLITFFLFSFAIGFYLLLKGLGVDLLWTLEKAKRRCERPEWVHIDTTPFASLLKNLGTLFGLGLALNSSMYRESCKGKLSKWFPFRLSCIVASLVLLHLFDSLKPPSQIELIFYVLSFCKSAAVPLASVSLIPYCLAQVLGQPNKKTL, from the exons ATGGAAGAGGGAATGAATGCTCTGCATGATTTTGGGATCCAGTCAACGCGCTACCTCCAGGTGAATTACCAGAACTCCCAGGATTGGTTCATCTTGGTGTCTGTGATCGCAGACCTCAGGAATGCCTTTTATGTCCTCTTCCCCATCTGGTTCCATCTTCGAGAAGCTGTGGGCATCAAACTCCTCTGGGTAGCTGTGATTGGAGACTGGCTCAACCTCGTCTTTAAGTG GATTCTCTTTGGACAGCGCCCATACTGGTGGGTCCTGGATACCGACTACTACAGCAACACCTCCGTGCCGCTGATAAAGCAGTTCCCGGTCACCTGTGAGACCGGCCCAG GGAGTCCCTCTGGCCATGCCATGGGTACGGCAGGTGTATACTATGTGATGGTCACATCCACCCTCTCTATCTTTCGGGGAAAGAAAAAGCCAACCTACAGATTTCG GTGCTTGAACATCATTTTGTGGTTGGGATTCTGGGCAGTGCAGCTGAATGTCTGTCTTTCACGAATCTACCTTGCTGCTCATTTTCCCCATCAAGTTGTTGCTGGAGTCTTGTCAG GCATTGCAGTTGCTGAGACTTTCCGCCACATCCAGAGCATCTACAATGCCAgtctcaagaaatattttctcattacctTCTTCCTGTTCAGTTTTGCCATTGGATTTTACCTGCTGCTAAAGGGGCTGGGGGTCGACCTCCTGTGGACCCTAGAGAAAGCCAAGCGAAGGTGTGAGCGGCCAGAATGGGTCCACATTGACACTACGCCCTTTGCCAGCCTCCTCAAGAACCTGGGGACACTCTTTGGCCTGGGTCTGGCTCTCAACTCCAGCATGTACAGGGAGAGCTGCAAAGGCAAGCTTAGCAAGTGGTTCCCGTTCCGCCTCAGCTGCATTGTGGCCTCCCTCGTGCTCCTGCATCTCTTTGACTCTTTGAAACCCCCATCCCAAATCGAGCTGATCTTCTATGTCCTGTCCTTCTGCAAGAGTGCGGCAGTGCCCCTGGCATCTGTCAGTCTCATCCCCTACTGCCTGGCCCAGGTCCTGGGCCAGCCGAACAAGAAGACTTTGTAA